A section of the Leminorella richardii genome encodes:
- the thiM gene encoding hydroxyethylthiazole kinase, whose protein sequence is MTQTHPIPLSGAIAADALARLRERTPLIHCLTNQVVQSFTANVLLALGGSPAMVVARQEVAEFSAIADALLVNVGTLHDEQRKAISLAVVAANQAGVPWVLDPVAVGGLSYRTEFCRTLLEQGPAAIRGNASEIIALAGKTTSGRGVDSADVSLDALSSALSLAQQTGAVVAVTGDVDYVTDGRLTYALPYGSPLMTKVVGTGCALSAAVAAFIAQKDGERLEQVASACMVMAACGGMAAAEVGGPGSFVPRFLDLLYQLEPKRLQEMTV, encoded by the coding sequence ATGACACAGACTCATCCCATACCGCTTTCCGGCGCGATTGCCGCCGATGCGCTTGCGCGCCTTCGAGAACGTACACCGCTTATACACTGTCTGACCAACCAAGTGGTTCAAAGCTTCACGGCTAACGTGCTGCTGGCGCTGGGCGGCTCTCCTGCGATGGTGGTTGCCAGGCAGGAAGTCGCTGAATTTAGCGCGATAGCCGATGCCCTGTTGGTGAACGTCGGTACTTTGCATGACGAGCAGCGTAAGGCAATATCGCTGGCCGTGGTGGCCGCCAATCAGGCTGGCGTTCCCTGGGTGCTTGACCCCGTTGCCGTTGGCGGGTTGAGCTATCGCACTGAATTTTGTCGCACCCTGCTGGAACAGGGGCCTGCGGCAATTCGCGGTAACGCGTCGGAAATTATTGCGCTGGCGGGAAAGACGACTAGCGGACGGGGTGTAGACAGTGCTGATGTGTCTTTGGACGCTCTGTCTTCAGCGCTGTCTCTGGCGCAGCAAACCGGTGCGGTTGTGGCCGTCACCGGCGATGTTGACTATGTCACCGACGGCCGTCTCACTTATGCGCTTCCCTACGGTTCCCCTTTGATGACGAAAGTGGTCGGCACCGGCTGTGCGCTGTCGGCTGCGGTGGCGGCATTTATTGCCCAAAAAGACGGCGAGCGCCTTGAACAGGTAGCCTCCGCATGCATGGTGATGGCCGCGTGTGGCGGCATGGCGGCGGCTGAAGTTGGTGGCCCGGGCAGCTTTGTGCCGCGATTTTTGGATTTACTTTATCAGTTAGAACCGAAGCGTCTACAGGAGATGACGGTATGA